A stretch of DNA from Acidobacteriota bacterium:
CAGAATCAGCGCCGGCGGGAAGTTCCGGACCACGAGGTGGACGTGCGGAAGGCTGCCCATGTGGCCGCTCATCTGTTTCCGGAAGGCAACGGCCGACGGCAGCTTGTACGCGTGCAGGTACTGGAACGTCGTGAACGTGCCACCCGGACGCAGCACGGCGGCGATCGACCTGAGGATCTGGCGCGTCACCGCAATCGGCAGGCTGACGAACGGCAGCCCGGAGACGATGTGATCGACCGGCGCCATGCCGCGGTCGACGACGATCGTGTCGAGCCGCTCGGCCGAGGCGCAGATGCACTCGATGCCGGGCCAGCGCTTCTGGATGTTCTTGCAGAACGCCGGATCGATGTCGATCGCCAGGAACTGGTTGTGCGGGCCGAGCCGCTCGACGATCGGCGCCGTCAGCGCGCCGGTTCCGGCGCCCAGCTCCACGATGCGCAGCGGCTTGCTGAAATCGAGATTGGCGACCATGGCCTCGCCAACCGCGCGCGAGCTCGGCGTCACGGCGCCGACCGTGCGGGGGCTCCGGAGAAACCGGCTGAAGAGCAGCATGTGTTCCCGCAGGCTGGTGCTGTTCGGTGCATCACGCATGCCGCAATCTCCCCACCTCGTTGAGCAGCCGCTCGGCCGTCTGCGGCGACCCGTGGAATGTCGTGACCTGCAGCCCGGCGACCAGCGTGCGCAGCCGGACGGCGATCTCGACGACAATGGCCAGGGCTTCGTCGGCCTCGTCGGCGGCGCGCCGCAGCCGGTCGAGCACGCCCTCGGC
This window harbors:
- a CDS encoding methyltransferase domain-containing protein, encoding MRDAPNSTSLREHMLLFSRFLRSPRTVGAVTPSSRAVGEAMVANLDFSKPLRIVELGAGTGALTAPIVERLGPHNQFLAIDIDPAFCKNIQKRWPGIECICASAERLDTIVVDRGMAPVDHIVSGLPFVSLPIAVTRQILRSIAAVLRPGGTFTTFQYLHAYKLPSAVAFRKQMSGHMGSLPHVHLVVRNFPPALILTWTKQG